One Methanoculleus sp. 7T genomic window carries:
- a CDS encoding serine hydrolase domain-containing protein: MPRPLYTKPYILLLIGIAITAAALSFGCMQNAGPMQEAGDLNRSTPPSAIASDLESIVSTGVRNAGVPGTLIEISTPEWTWNYAAGNASLSPAVPATPEMRFIVASVTKTFTSVAIQQLAEDGKLALDDPIDRWLPTDVAEEIPESGMITIRQLLDHTSGIADYDEDAIVLEEYRSPNTPVPYREGMRQGLNAGLLYSPGTSYTYSNVNYILLTLIIDEAAGIPYEDYVTRNILVPAGMNDTFVHRTNHIPGPHMRAQESEADGTIMDFSDLYLQFDRGAGDIVSTTADLNRFHRALRSGELISPASLAAMENTSPQSRKTGEVPGLGEMSVGCGYGYFTQQNASEGLTLYGHTGGYYGSYTILYYWAEKDTYIAMNSNSAAKAGTINEEVLATVLRYLKEGTTAEQ, from the coding sequence ATGCCCCGCCCTCTATATACCAAACCATATATACTCCTTCTCATCGGTATCGCCATAACCGCGGCCGCCCTCTCCTTCGGGTGCATGCAGAACGCCGGACCCATGCAGGAAGCAGGTGACCTCAACCGGAGCACCCCGCCCTCGGCGATAGCCTCCGACCTCGAGTCGATCGTCTCGACCGGAGTCCGAAATGCCGGTGTCCCCGGCACCCTGATCGAGATCTCAACGCCGGAATGGACCTGGAACTACGCGGCCGGCAACGCCTCGCTCTCCCCCGCGGTGCCGGCGACACCGGAGATGCGGTTCATCGTCGCGAGCGTGACAAAGACCTTCACGAGCGTCGCGATCCAGCAGCTCGCCGAGGACGGAAAACTCGCGCTCGACGATCCCATCGACCGCTGGCTCCCGACGGACGTGGCGGAGGAGATCCCGGAGAGTGGCATGATAACGATCCGCCAGCTCCTCGACCACACGAGCGGCATCGCGGACTACGACGAGGACGCGATCGTCCTCGAAGAGTACAGGAGTCCCAATACCCCGGTCCCCTACCGGGAAGGGATGCGGCAGGGCCTCAATGCCGGCCTCCTGTACTCGCCGGGAACGAGCTACACCTACTCGAACGTGAACTACATCCTCCTGACGCTGATCATCGATGAGGCGGCCGGCATTCCCTATGAAGACTACGTCACCCGGAATATCCTCGTCCCGGCGGGGATGAACGATACGTTCGTCCACCGGACCAACCACATACCCGGGCCGCACATGCGGGCCCAGGAGAGCGAAGCGGACGGCACCATCATGGACTTCAGCGACCTCTATCTCCAGTTCGACCGGGGCGCCGGGGATATCGTGAGCACGACGGCCGATCTCAACAGGTTCCACCGGGCACTCCGTTCGGGAGAGTTGATCAGCCCGGCGTCGCTCGCTGCGATGGAGAATACTTCTCCGCAGTCCCGAAAGACCGGAGAGGTGCCCGGTCTTGGGGAGATGAGCGTCGGATGCGGTTATGGATACTTTACGCAACAGAACGCATCGGAGGGCCTGACCCTCTACGGCCACACCGGCGGGTACTACGGCTCGTACACGATACTCTACTACTGGGCCGAGAAGGACACCTACATCGCCATGAACAGCAACTCTGCAGCAAAAGCAGGCACGATAAATGAGGAGGTCCTCGCCACGGTCCTCCGGTACCTCAAGGAAGGGACGACGGCCGAGCAGTAG
- the nadA gene encoding quinolinate synthase NadA, translating to MEKEIRALKAEKNAIVMAHNYQPLEIQALADVVGDSLELAVKAKEAEADLIVICGVRFMAETAKILNPERKVVIPVQDAGCPLADYLTPDLIREAKRRHPDAAVVVYVNSTAESKALADVTCTSANAVRVVASLPNETIIFGPDSNLASYVQRELPEKTIIPVPPGGHCYVHTGFTLADVEAARRRGGIVVCHPECRPEVQDQADLIASTGGMVRGAAGAGDEPWSVFTEREMVSRLRVLYPDRVFYEKPEAVCADMKKISLADLKRALEREEHEVVLPWDVMDRARRAIERMIAVGT from the coding sequence ATGGAAAAGGAGATTCGTGCGCTCAAAGCCGAGAAGAATGCGATCGTCATGGCGCATAACTACCAGCCCCTAGAGATCCAGGCGCTCGCCGACGTGGTGGGGGATAGCCTGGAACTCGCGGTGAAGGCGAAAGAGGCCGAGGCAGACCTCATCGTCATCTGTGGGGTCCGATTTATGGCCGAGACGGCAAAGATCCTCAATCCTGAGCGGAAGGTGGTCATTCCGGTGCAGGATGCGGGGTGCCCCCTCGCCGACTACCTGACGCCGGACCTGATCCGGGAGGCAAAACGGCGGCATCCCGATGCGGCCGTGGTGGTCTACGTCAACAGCACGGCGGAGAGCAAGGCGCTTGCCGACGTCACCTGCACGTCCGCAAACGCGGTCCGGGTCGTTGCGTCTCTCCCGAACGAGACCATCATCTTCGGGCCTGACTCAAACCTCGCGTCATACGTCCAGCGGGAACTTCCCGAGAAGACAATCATCCCGGTCCCGCCCGGCGGCCACTGTTACGTTCACACCGGGTTTACCCTCGCCGACGTCGAAGCGGCCCGGAGGAGGGGCGGTATCGTCGTCTGCCACCCCGAGTGCCGGCCTGAGGTCCAGGATCAGGCTGACCTGATCGCGTCCACGGGCGGTATGGTCCGGGGCGCCGCCGGTGCCGGGGACGAGCCTTGGTCTGTCTTCACCGAGCGGGAGATGGTCTCCCGTCTCCGGGTGCTCTACCCAGACAGGGTCTTTTACGAGAAGCCGGAGGCGGTCTGCGCGGATATGAAGAAGATATCCCTCGCCGACCTCAAGCGTGCGCTCGAACGCGAGGAGCACGAGGTCGTCCTACCCTGGG
- a CDS encoding ABC transporter ATP-binding protein → MNAVEVRHLSRSFDGREILRDVSFTVGHGEIFGYLGPNGAGKTTTVRILLGLLAPDAGEVRVLGRDLAADDDARRRVGVLFENNGLSDRMSAVGNLAYYAGLYGFDDPAERIEELLTLVGLADRRDDPVGTFSTGMKRKLGIARAILHRPEVVFLDEPSSGLDPGAQRMVRDLILELSRREEMTVFLNSHHLDEVQRICSSVAILAGGRIRAFDSVAHLTAASDRPAVTVAFADPGDSIRASAAIAGLPFVAGCEADGDGLLCTLSDPGATPDLVAALVGANFRIEEVRRSSRSLEEIYLEHVAPAEGGA, encoded by the coding sequence ATGAACGCCGTCGAGGTCAGGCACCTCTCGCGGTCCTTCGACGGCCGCGAGATCCTCCGCGACGTCTCGTTTACCGTCGGTCATGGCGAGATCTTCGGCTATCTGGGCCCGAACGGCGCCGGGAAGACCACGACCGTCAGGATCCTGCTCGGCCTTCTCGCTCCCGATGCGGGGGAGGTCCGGGTCCTCGGGAGAGACCTCGCCGCCGACGACGACGCACGCCGAAGGGTCGGGGTGCTCTTCGAGAACAACGGCCTCTCCGACCGGATGAGTGCTGTCGGCAACCTCGCCTACTACGCCGGGCTCTACGGCTTCGACGACCCTGCAGAGCGGATCGAGGAACTCCTCACGCTCGTCGGCCTCGCCGACCGGCGGGACGACCCGGTCGGGACGTTCTCGACCGGCATGAAACGGAAACTCGGGATCGCCCGGGCCATTCTCCACCGGCCGGAGGTCGTCTTCCTCGACGAACCGTCCTCCGGCCTCGACCCCGGCGCGCAGAGGATGGTGCGCGACCTCATCCTCGAACTCTCCCGGCGGGAGGAGATGACCGTCTTCTTAAACTCCCACCACCTCGACGAGGTCCAGCGGATCTGCTCCTCGGTCGCGATCCTCGCCGGGGGCAGGATACGGGCCTTCGACTCGGTGGCGCACCTCACCGCCGCCTCGGACCGTCCGGCCGTGACGGTCGCATTCGCCGACCCGGGCGACTCCATCCGTGCGTCGGCGGCGATCGCCGGGCTGCCGTTCGTCGCAGGGTGCGAGGCGGACGGCGACGGCCTCCTCTGCACGCTCTCCGACCCCGGCGCGACCCCGGACCTCGTCGCGGCCCTCGTCGGCGCTAACTTCCGTATCGAGGAGGTCCGCCGGTCGTCCAGGTCGCTTGAAGAGATCTACCTTGAACATGTCGCTCCGGCGGAGGGCGGGGCATGA
- a CDS encoding tRNA (N(6)-L-threonylcarbamoyladenosine(37)-C(2))-methylthiotransferase has translation MESYGCTYNHADARRLEAILEGLGCTLTGPDEADAVVINTCTVIGATERKMLRRMAAFADRDLYVTGCMPLVQMELIRSVCTPHVIRPDEIHERYGGVDSRGAGAIGVVQVASGCVGRCSYCITRLARGRLKSAPAEEVLDAVRSLVASGAYEIQLTGQDVAAWGLDLGESLPGLLQEIAEIPGRFAVRLGMMHPASVLGILDALIDAYASDKVFRFLHLPVQSGSDAVLERMQRGYRAADVVGIVDAFRERYPDMMISSDFITGFPGETDEDFRQTVDLLWRAAFVKVNITRYSRRPGTPAAALKNLPERVRTERSGALLRQANRIYDRYNERWIGRETPVVATEKHAPGSTVCRNPCYLNVVVEEDLPFGFSGRAVIVENRRHYVVGELVRQV, from the coding sequence ATCGAGAGTTACGGATGCACCTACAACCACGCCGACGCCCGGAGGCTGGAAGCGATACTGGAGGGGCTCGGCTGCACGCTGACCGGGCCGGACGAGGCGGACGCCGTGGTCATCAACACCTGCACGGTGATCGGTGCAACCGAGCGGAAGATGCTCCGACGTATGGCGGCGTTCGCCGATAGGGACCTCTACGTGACCGGGTGTATGCCGCTCGTCCAGATGGAGTTGATCCGCTCGGTCTGCACGCCGCACGTCATCCGCCCCGACGAGATTCATGAGCGCTACGGCGGCGTCGACAGCCGCGGTGCAGGAGCGATCGGTGTGGTGCAGGTGGCGAGCGGGTGCGTCGGCCGGTGCAGTTACTGCATCACCAGGCTTGCACGGGGGCGGCTCAAGAGCGCTCCCGCAGAAGAGGTCCTCGACGCCGTCCGGAGCCTTGTCGCGTCGGGGGCCTATGAGATCCAACTCACCGGGCAGGACGTCGCCGCCTGGGGGCTCGATCTGGGCGAATCCCTCCCCGGCCTCTTGCAGGAGATCGCGGAGATTCCCGGTCGGTTCGCCGTCCGGCTGGGGATGATGCACCCGGCCTCGGTGCTCGGGATCCTCGATGCGCTCATCGATGCTTACGCAAGCGATAAGGTCTTCCGGTTCCTCCACCTCCCCGTCCAGTCGGGCTCAGACGCCGTCCTCGAACGGATGCAACGCGGCTACCGCGCCGCCGACGTCGTCGGGATCGTCGATGCGTTCCGGGAGCGGTATCCGGATATGATGATCTCGTCCGATTTCATCACCGGGTTTCCCGGGGAGACCGACGAAGACTTCCGGCAGACGGTCGACCTCCTCTGGAGGGCGGCGTTTGTGAAGGTGAACATCACCCGCTACTCCCGGCGGCCCGGCACGCCCGCCGCGGCCTTAAAAAACCTCCCGGAAAGGGTGCGGACGGAGCGGTCGGGGGCGCTTCTTCGCCAGGCGAACCGGATCTACGACCGCTACAACGAACGGTGGATCGGGCGGGAGACGCCGGTCGTCGCAACCGAGAAGCACGCGCCCGGATCGACTGTCTGCCGGAATCCCTGTTACCTCAACGTCGTCGTCGAGGAGGACCTGCCGTTCGGGTTCTCCGGAAGGGCGGTGATCGTCGAGAACCGGCGGCACTACGTCGTCGGCGAACTCGTGCGCCAGGTTTAG
- a CDS encoding metal ABC transporter permease, giving the protein MLEVFGFEFFRNALLAGVLASVACGVIGTYVVVRRMVSVSGGISHAAFGGIGLGYYLGIDPLVGATGFTVATALGMGTLQLRAKQQMDTLIGAVWAAGMALGILFVYLTPGFAPDLFSYLFGNILLVPRGDILLMAVLTAVIVAVVALLYRELQAVTFDPDYATVMNLPVERLSLLLLVLIALTVVMLIRVVGIILVIALLTLPAAISRLYATRIWSMMLGAVVLGIVFTVAGIWLSYLANVPSGATIILVSTLAYAGALGVERLREGE; this is encoded by the coding sequence ATGCTCGAAGTGTTTGGGTTTGAGTTCTTCAGGAACGCACTTCTCGCCGGGGTGCTCGCGAGCGTCGCCTGCGGCGTCATCGGCACCTATGTCGTGGTGCGGCGGATGGTCTCGGTCAGCGGCGGCATATCGCACGCGGCCTTCGGCGGGATCGGCCTCGGCTACTACCTCGGCATCGACCCGCTCGTCGGGGCGACCGGGTTCACCGTCGCGACGGCGCTCGGGATGGGCACCCTCCAACTCCGGGCCAAACAGCAGATGGATACGCTCATCGGCGCAGTCTGGGCGGCCGGGATGGCGCTCGGGATCCTCTTCGTCTACCTGACGCCCGGGTTTGCTCCCGACCTCTTCTCCTACCTCTTCGGGAATATCCTCCTCGTGCCGCGGGGAGATATCCTGCTGATGGCGGTCCTCACCGCCGTTATCGTCGCCGTCGTAGCCCTCCTCTACCGGGAGCTGCAAGCGGTCACCTTCGACCCGGATTACGCGACGGTGATGAACCTGCCGGTAGAGCGGCTCTCGCTCCTCCTCCTTGTCCTGATAGCGCTGACGGTGGTGATGCTGATTCGGGTGGTGGGGATCATCCTCGTGATCGCGCTCCTCACGCTCCCGGCGGCGATCAGCCGCCTCTATGCCACCCGTATCTGGAGCATGATGCTCGGGGCCGTCGTCCTCGGCATCGTCTTCACCGTGGCGGGGATATGGCTCTCATACCTCGCGAACGTCCCGTCTGGGGCGACGATCATCCTCGTGAGCACGCTTGCGTATGCGGGCGCTCTCGGGGTCGAACGCCTCCGGGAGGGCGAGTAA
- the nadX gene encoding aspartate dehydrogenase — MIKIGLLGCGNVGHIIATHAESIRIVAVFDIIPGRAEELAALCHARPYTDFDAFMQEDFSIVVEAASVGAVKLYGEAVLRSGRDLVVLSGGALADEEFRESLIEVARGMGKKIRIPSGAIIGLDNLKIGQVSPPKKLLLRTTKPPASLGMTAETKMEIFKGLAHDCIKQYPKNINVAVALGLAAGRDADVELWVDPAIERNIHEIFVEGDFGDIYVRVRNVPSPDNPATSYMAALSILTLLKNLENPLVVGT; from the coding sequence ATGATTAAAATAGGGTTGCTGGGATGCGGCAACGTCGGACACATCATCGCCACACACGCCGAGAGCATCCGGATTGTTGCGGTCTTTGATATCATTCCCGGGCGAGCGGAGGAACTGGCGGCGCTCTGCCATGCCCGGCCATACACGGACTTTGACGCCTTCATGCAGGAAGACTTCTCAATCGTCGTGGAAGCCGCCTCGGTCGGCGCCGTCAAACTCTATGGGGAGGCGGTCCTCCGGTCGGGGAGGGATCTTGTCGTCCTCTCCGGGGGAGCGCTCGCAGACGAAGAGTTCCGCGAAAGCCTCATCGAGGTCGCACGAGGGATGGGAAAGAAGATCCGTATCCCGAGCGGCGCCATCATCGGGCTCGATAACCTCAAGATCGGTCAGGTCTCGCCGCCGAAGAAACTCCTTCTACGGACGACGAAGCCCCCTGCGTCACTCGGGATGACCGCCGAGACCAAGATGGAGATATTTAAGGGGCTGGCGCACGATTGTATAAAGCAATACCCGAAGAACATTAATGTCGCAGTAGCGTTGGGACTTGCTGCGGGCAGGGACGCCGACGTGGAGCTCTGGGTCGACCCTGCGATAGAGAGGAATATTCACGAGATATTCGTCGAGGGCGACTTCGGGGATATCTATGTCCGGGTCAGAAACGTCCCGAGCCCCGATAACCCCGCGACGAGTTATATGGCGGCTCTCTCCATCCTGACGCTCTTAAAGAACCTCGAGAACCCTCTGGTGGTGGGTACGTAG
- the serS gene encoding serine--tRNA ligase, whose amino-acid sequence MLELKFVRAHPEIVRADLTKRGDTEKLAWVDEVLEMDRRARELTVAIGDLRNRRNTISREISKARKAGEDTAALLSEAAGLPARIKEAETERDTLTEGVRYRLMRLPNILHESVPIGKDDTENVEIRRWGEPRVPAFDLKNHGALAVEHDWADFERAVKISGAGFYFLKGRLALLDMALQRFAMDLLVARGYTPIIPPYMMNRAAYEGVTDLADFENVMYKIESEDEYLIATSEHPMAAMYSDEIFEEKDLPLRLAGVSPCFRREIGAHGLDTKGLFRVHQFHKVEQFIYCMPEQSWDLHEELMANAEEVFQQLGLPYRVVSICTGDIGTVAAKKYDLEVWMPREERYREAVSCSNCTAYQAVRLNIKVRDPTEFTEKRYVHTLNSTAIATSRAIRAILENYQNEDGSVTIPKPLRPYLYGEETL is encoded by the coding sequence ATGCTTGAGTTGAAGTTCGTTCGTGCACACCCCGAGATCGTCAGGGCAGACCTCACGAAGAGAGGAGATACCGAGAAACTGGCTTGGGTCGACGAGGTGCTGGAGATGGACCGGAGAGCACGGGAACTCACCGTGGCGATCGGAGACCTGCGCAACCGGAGGAACACTATATCCCGGGAGATCAGCAAAGCGAGAAAAGCGGGAGAAGATACCGCGGCGCTCCTCTCCGAGGCGGCAGGGCTCCCCGCGCGGATCAAGGAGGCGGAGACGGAGCGCGATACGCTCACCGAAGGGGTCAGGTACCGCCTGATGCGGCTCCCGAACATCCTGCATGAGAGCGTTCCCATCGGCAAGGACGATACCGAGAACGTCGAGATCCGGCGGTGGGGCGAGCCGCGGGTCCCGGCGTTCGACCTGAAGAACCACGGCGCTCTCGCCGTCGAGCACGACTGGGCTGACTTTGAACGCGCAGTCAAGATCTCGGGCGCCGGGTTTTACTTCCTGAAGGGAAGGCTCGCCCTGCTCGATATGGCGCTCCAGCGGTTTGCGATGGACCTCCTCGTTGCGCGCGGCTACACTCCGATAATCCCGCCGTACATGATGAACCGGGCCGCATACGAGGGCGTGACCGACCTTGCCGACTTCGAGAACGTCATGTACAAGATCGAGAGCGAGGACGAGTACCTCATCGCGACGAGCGAGCACCCGATGGCCGCGATGTACAGCGACGAGATCTTTGAGGAGAAGGACCTGCCGCTTCGATTGGCGGGCGTGAGCCCGTGCTTCCGGCGCGAGATCGGGGCGCACGGGCTTGATACGAAGGGGCTCTTCCGGGTCCACCAGTTCCACAAGGTGGAGCAGTTCATCTACTGTATGCCGGAGCAGTCCTGGGACCTCCACGAGGAACTGATGGCGAACGCCGAGGAGGTCTTCCAGCAGCTCGGCCTCCCCTACAGGGTCGTCTCGATCTGCACGGGCGACATCGGGACCGTCGCCGCGAAGAAGTACGACCTCGAGGTCTGGATGCCGCGCGAGGAGCGTTACCGCGAGGCGGTATCGTGCTCGAACTGCACGGCCTACCAGGCGGTCAGGCTGAACATCAAGGTCCGCGACCCCACCGAGTTCACCGAGAAACGCTACGTGCATACCCTGAACAGCACCGCGATCGCGACGTCGCGCGCGATCCGGGCGATCCTCGAGAACTACCAGAACGAGGACGGCTCGGTCACGATCCCGAAACCCCTCAGACCGTATCTCTACGGCGAAGAGACGCTGTAG
- a CDS encoding metal-dependent transcriptional regulator → MQEITGHELSPKKAEYLKYIYTQGSVVKTTDVAAHFSVAPSTATKALAEIAKAGYIEHTPYHGVRLTPLGTEYARFLFRRHRIVALVLSRYGLEPAEACREAKKIEQCVSKDLTNRICTSLGHPMMSVCGEIEHDHCCCCPPKNQNE, encoded by the coding sequence ATGCAGGAGATCACCGGGCACGAGCTCTCCCCGAAAAAGGCCGAATACCTCAAATACATCTATACCCAGGGGAGCGTCGTGAAGACGACCGACGTTGCCGCCCATTTCTCGGTCGCGCCCTCGACGGCGACAAAGGCGCTTGCAGAGATCGCAAAGGCGGGATACATCGAGCATACGCCCTACCACGGGGTAAGACTCACGCCGCTCGGCACCGAATACGCCCGGTTCCTCTTCCGGCGCCACAGGATTGTCGCCTTGGTGCTCAGCCGTTACGGCCTCGAACCCGCCGAGGCGTGCAGAGAGGCGAAGAAGATCGAACAGTGCGTCTCTAAAGACCTCACAAACAGGATATGCACGTCGCTCGGGCACCCGATGATGAGCGTCTGCGGCGAGATCGAACACGATCACTGTTGCTGTTGCCCCCCGAAAAATCAGAATGAGTGA
- a CDS encoding metal ABC transporter ATP-binding protein translates to MSAPVLEVDDVWVRLRGQTVLEGVSLAINPDDFYAIIGPNGGGKTTLLRVILGLLTPCRGEVRILGGTDAAMRKNLGYVPQFRTFDFQYPITVREMVLSGRLGHIIRRPRRYDAEDHARAEEALETMRIDELADRQIQDLSGGEQQRAIIARALVGDPKVLLLDEPTVYVDAPTEAQFYGILDRLRDRMAIVLVTHDIGVLPDHVTRVACLNRRLYTHDSNEITPDMLEAAYHCPVDLIAHGIPHRVFSEHSREE, encoded by the coding sequence ATGAGCGCTCCCGTGCTCGAGGTCGACGATGTCTGGGTCAGGCTGCGCGGCCAGACCGTGCTCGAGGGCGTGAGCCTCGCCATCAACCCTGACGACTTCTACGCGATCATCGGGCCGAACGGCGGCGGGAAGACGACGCTCCTCCGGGTGATCCTCGGCCTCCTCACCCCCTGCCGCGGCGAGGTGCGGATTCTCGGCGGCACTGATGCGGCGATGCGAAAGAATCTCGGTTACGTCCCCCAATTCCGGACGTTCGACTTCCAGTATCCGATCACCGTGCGGGAGATGGTCCTCTCCGGCCGCCTCGGCCACATCATCCGCCGTCCGAGGCGCTACGATGCCGAGGACCACGCCCGCGCGGAGGAGGCGCTCGAGACGATGCGCATCGACGAACTCGCCGACCGGCAGATCCAGGATCTCTCGGGCGGGGAGCAGCAGAGGGCTATCATCGCTCGGGCGCTTGTCGGCGACCCGAAGGTGCTCCTCCTCGACGAACCGACGGTTTATGTGGACGCTCCGACGGAGGCGCAGTTCTACGGGATTCTGGACCGGCTCCGCGACCGGATGGCGATCGTCCTCGTGACCCACGATATCGGGGTGCTCCCCGATCACGTGACCCGGGTCGCCTGCCTGAACCGGCGCCTCTACACGCACGACTCAAACGAGATCACGCCCGATATGCTCGAAGCCGCGTATCACTGCCCGGTAGATCTGATCGCCCACGGGATTCCGCATCGGGTCTTCTCAGAACATTCCCGGGAGGAGTGA
- a CDS encoding metal ABC transporter solute-binding protein, Zn/Mn family, with amino-acid sequence MGSQNRGNITPCSRVAAVFVVLLLAAATAGCTGADRQQQDGKVVVAVTIPPEQEFVERVGGDRVRVILLVPPGADPHTYEPPPGVLADVAEADLYAAVGSGIEFELAWKDKIAALNPDMLVVDCSRGVDLISADEGGHRGTDPHIWLSPRNAKIMVENIRQGLIEVDQANADEYRRNADAYLKDLDALDAEIAGALATSGVKKIMVYHASWAYLTRDYGLVEIPIESEGKEPSPQRIEDLITQAKEEHIRVIFASPEHSTRSAEVIADEIGGSVVQVSPLAKDYLANMRHVASAFAGSGNP; translated from the coding sequence ATGGGGTCACAGAATAGAGGCAATATTACTCCCTGTTCCCGTGTTGCAGCCGTATTCGTAGTCCTCCTGCTGGCAGCAGCCACGGCGGGGTGCACCGGAGCCGACCGGCAGCAGCAGGACGGGAAGGTCGTTGTCGCGGTCACCATACCCCCCGAGCAGGAGTTCGTGGAGCGGGTGGGGGGCGATCGCGTCCGGGTGATCCTGCTGGTGCCGCCGGGGGCCGACCCGCACACCTACGAACCGCCGCCGGGAGTCCTTGCCGACGTCGCAGAGGCGGATCTTTATGCCGCGGTGGGGTCGGGGATAGAGTTCGAACTCGCATGGAAAGACAAGATCGCCGCCCTGAACCCAGATATGCTGGTCGTCGACTGCTCGCGCGGCGTCGACCTGATCTCGGCCGACGAGGGCGGCCACCGGGGGACCGATCCTCACATCTGGCTCTCTCCCCGGAACGCGAAGATCATGGTCGAGAACATCCGTCAGGGGCTCATTGAGGTCGACCAGGCGAACGCCGACGAATACCGCCGGAACGCCGACGCTTATCTGAAGGACCTCGATGCCTTGGATGCGGAGATCGCCGGTGCGCTTGCCACGTCCGGAGTGAAAAAGATCATGGTCTACCACGCGTCGTGGGCCTACCTTACCCGGGACTACGGTCTTGTCGAGATCCCGATCGAGAGCGAGGGGAAAGAGCCCTCCCCGCAGAGAATAGAAGACCTCATCACACAGGCGAAGGAAGAGCATATCAGGGTGATATTCGCGTCGCCCGAGCACTCCACCCGGAGCGCCGAGGTGATCGCGGACGAGATCGGCGGCAGCGTGGTGCAGGTAAGCCCGCTCGCGAAGGATTACCTCGCAAACATGCGCCACGTGGCCTCTGCGTTCGCAGGGAGCGGCAATCCATGA
- a CDS encoding ABC transporter permease subunit — MNTFSVIAGREMRLALRNRSVLVTGLIFAIWFPVMSAFGIAVGVGEDAAVLAGGIAAITLPVGVFMGYIFCADAFLREKRDGTIETLLCTPVSLRRLWEGKAAGVAVPAYLMTLVSAAVTAATVSTLTGIQIAAEPLLLLHIAAVVPVWVAASAGLIGAAQLALGMRENQILGFVFIFGFVFLIIALQEVAPGGPGLSLATEAVLAAAGIGLLALARFIAGRVTRERVVLTIP; from the coding sequence ATGAACACGTTTTCCGTCATCGCCGGCCGGGAGATGCGGCTCGCCCTCCGGAACCGGAGCGTCCTCGTCACCGGGCTCATCTTCGCTATATGGTTCCCGGTCATGTCGGCCTTCGGGATCGCCGTGGGTGTCGGTGAAGATGCCGCAGTCCTCGCCGGCGGTATCGCCGCGATCACCCTCCCGGTCGGGGTCTTCATGGGCTACATCTTCTGCGCCGACGCCTTCCTCCGTGAGAAGCGGGACGGCACCATCGAGACGCTCCTCTGCACCCCGGTCTCTCTCCGCCGCCTCTGGGAGGGGAAGGCCGCCGGGGTCGCCGTGCCGGCGTACCTGATGACCCTGGTCTCGGCCGCAGTGACCGCCGCGACGGTCTCAACCCTCACCGGCATCCAGATCGCCGCCGAACCCCTGCTTCTCCTCCACATCGCGGCCGTCGTCCCGGTCTGGGTCGCCGCCTCGGCCGGGCTCATCGGCGCGGCCCAGCTCGCGCTCGGGATGCGGGAGAACCAGATCCTCGGGTTCGTATTTATCTTCGGGTTCGTCTTCCTCATCATCGCGCTCCAAGAGGTCGCACCGGGCGGGCCAGGCCTCTCGCTGGCGACGGAGGCGGTCCTTGCGGCCGCCGGGATAGGGCTCCTCGCCCTCGCCCGCTTCATCGCCGGGAGGGTGACGCGGGAGCGGGTCGTCCTGACGATCCCGTGA